The Bacillota bacterium LX-D genome includes a window with the following:
- a CDS encoding MarR family transcriptional regulator, with protein MENQQPLAEQIDIVFTELFHKLRIATACEDGLTGTQFFTLRYIVANQKVTISDLASTINVTLSAITGLVNRLVKLELVRRQKSEGDRRNVWVFPTEKGIALIKAANLRRQELITHYLQNISPEALFGLKQFCQHLTKSLQINSTLE; from the coding sequence ATGGAAAATCAGCAGCCTTTGGCAGAACAAATAGATATAGTTTTTACAGAACTATTCCATAAGCTTAGAATAGCCACGGCCTGTGAAGATGGGTTAACTGGAACACAATTTTTCACCTTGCGTTACATCGTTGCCAATCAAAAAGTTACAATTAGCGATTTAGCGTCGACAATTAATGTGACCTTAAGTGCTATTACAGGTTTAGTTAATCGTTTAGTGAAACTCGAGTTAGTCAGGCGGCAAAAATCAGAAGGGGATCGGAGAAACGTTTGGGTTTTTCCTACGGAAAAAGGCATTGCCTTAATAAAAGCTGCCAATTTACGCCGCCAAGAACTTATTACCCATTACCTACAGAATATTTCTCCTGAGGCTTTATTTGGTCTAAAGCAGTTTTGTCAACATCTTACTAAGTCCTTACAAATAAATTCCACTCTGGAGTAA
- a CDS encoding NAD(P)/FAD-dependent oxidoreductase has translation MKTKYDVIIIGAGPAGIFAALELSKLKQNLEILIVDKGKNLQRRVCPARKTQVCVNCDPCNITSGWAGAGAYSDGKLSKSPLVGGRLTDYMPAEEAQNLIDYTDQVYLQFGASDTVYGLDNKKIDDIIYEASKYSIQLIPCPVRHLGTELAYEVLSSMYEHLVTKTKTEFSELTSVQDIIVEEGQVVGVLLCQKGEEPLEVRAHFVIAAPGRGGAAWLTDQTRKLGIKTENNEVDIGVRVEVPNSIMDHLTKDLYEAKLVYYSDTYDNRVRSFCMNPGGVVSEEHYDGDIAVVNGHSYADQKLKTGNTNFALLVSTRFTEPFNQPIEYGRYIARLANMLTGGGVMVQRLGDILKGRRTDYDRLKKSTTIPTLKNAVPGDLSYVLPERYLTSIVETLRALDSIAPGIYSKNTLLYGVEVKFYSSKVKVNPNFETDFTNLYAIGDGAGITRGLMQASVTGVVVARDIANRC, from the coding sequence ATGAAAACTAAATATGATGTGATCATTATTGGTGCTGGGCCTGCAGGTATTTTTGCAGCTCTAGAGTTAAGTAAGCTAAAACAAAATCTAGAGATACTCATTGTGGATAAAGGAAAGAATCTTCAAAGAAGAGTATGCCCTGCCAGGAAGACTCAGGTGTGTGTAAACTGTGACCCATGTAACATTACTAGCGGTTGGGCAGGAGCAGGGGCTTATAGTGATGGCAAACTAAGTAAGTCGCCCCTAGTGGGTGGTCGACTAACAGATTATATGCCGGCTGAAGAAGCGCAAAATTTAATCGATTATACAGATCAAGTCTATTTACAATTTGGTGCAAGTGATACAGTTTATGGCCTGGATAATAAGAAAATAGATGACATTATCTACGAAGCATCTAAATACAGCATTCAACTGATACCTTGCCCTGTAAGACATTTAGGTACAGAACTTGCCTATGAAGTTTTAAGCAGCATGTACGAACATTTAGTTACAAAGACAAAAACAGAATTTTCTGAGCTTACGTCTGTCCAAGATATTATAGTTGAGGAAGGACAGGTTGTAGGAGTTTTGCTATGCCAAAAGGGTGAAGAGCCTTTAGAGGTTAGAGCACACTTTGTTATTGCAGCTCCCGGGAGAGGGGGAGCTGCCTGGCTAACAGACCAAACTCGGAAGTTAGGAATTAAAACAGAAAATAACGAAGTAGATATTGGCGTAAGAGTAGAAGTACCTAACTCTATTATGGATCACCTAACAAAGGATTTGTATGAAGCTAAACTTGTATATTACTCAGACACTTATGACAATCGAGTTCGTTCTTTTTGTATGAATCCCGGGGGTGTTGTTTCAGAAGAACACTATGACGGAGACATTGCCGTAGTAAATGGTCACAGCTACGCTGATCAGAAATTAAAAACTGGAAATACTAATTTTGCACTTTTAGTTTCAACTAGATTTACAGAGCCTTTTAACCAGCCTATTGAGTATGGTAGATATATTGCCCGACTAGCCAATATGCTGACTGGTGGAGGCGTTATGGTGCAAAGGCTAGGCGATATTTTAAAAGGCAGAAGGACAGACTATGATCGACTAAAGAAATCTACCACTATTCCTACATTGAAAAATGCTGTTCCTGGTGATTTAAGCTATGTGCTGCCGGAAAGATATTTGACATCAATTGTAGAAACTCTTCGAGCTTTAGATAGTATTGCGCCTGGAATATACTCAAAAAATACGTTGCTCTACGGTGTAGAAGTTAAATTTTATTCTTCAAAAGTAAAAGTTAATCCGAACTTTGAAACGGATTTTACTAATTTATATGCCATTGGCGACGGAGCCGGAATTACAAGAGGCTTAATGCAGGCTTCAGTTACCGGTGTTGTAGTCGCAAGGGATATTGCCAACAGATGTTAA
- a CDS encoding QueT transporter family protein, with protein sequence MVIKIARAGLIAALYIVLCLALQPLSYGIVQIRFAESLTLLPMLFPEAIPGVFVGALVANSFGGLGLVDIIGGSLTTLLAAYVTYVFRNSIIAYLSPILFNAIFVSLYLHVIFKWPYWATVLSIGLSEAFVVFTLGHLLITVLKRFAKTGRFF encoded by the coding sequence ATGGTAATTAAGATAGCTAGGGCAGGTTTAATTGCTGCTCTTTACATAGTGTTATGTTTGGCGTTACAGCCCCTTTCCTACGGAATTGTTCAAATAAGGTTTGCGGAAAGTTTGACACTACTGCCGATGCTTTTTCCCGAAGCTATTCCAGGTGTATTTGTAGGAGCGCTGGTTGCTAATTCCTTTGGGGGCTTAGGATTGGTGGATATTATTGGAGGAAGTTTAACTACTTTGTTGGCAGCCTACGTTACGTATGTTTTTCGAAATTCCATTATTGCTTATTTATCGCCAATCCTTTTTAATGCTATTTTCGTTAGCCTTTATTTGCATGTTATTTTTAAATGGCCCTATTGGGCAACAGTTTTAAGCATCGGGTTAAGTGAGGCTTTTGTTGTTTTTACTTTAGGCCACTTATTAATTACAGTTCTTAAAAGATTTGCTAAAACAGGTCGATTTTTCTAA